A section of the Drosophila subobscura isolate 14011-0131.10 chromosome A, UCBerk_Dsub_1.0, whole genome shotgun sequence genome encodes:
- the LOC117895494 gene encoding E3 ubiquitin-protein ligase UBR1 has product MDLFDMDDVVGGPPDECSTPLKEWRLKLQAGTLTRNDFIEFFKKESPKYFDYQNELDTVKCMFKEALAKEEIIDVLVEFMLGDNPKSALEKLRLEGNTATVCGKVFKNGEPTYSCRECGMDPTCVLCVNCFKRSAHRFHKYKMSTSGGGGCCDCGDNEAWKKDHYCHLHLDNRKNPLESKIITEAVLERSEICFSAILSFCVNYLEIEPNASLQCLDGEDMGLGLDGANYCTVLYNDESHTFDQVIQTLTKIAKCRHKEAMEIVAAIDREGRAVVKCDTFKSCNDLKTAIENQMIPATGLLANPRNRESLRTSVLHINSVACQQFALQLLSWFQEFLVRHYLFRKTFSELVQRKQESFCIRHILEYDVKLWKTARTCWHRLLISGMLMEYDNKMVLAQEFSRRYATIVEDFINDDHDHAFSIVSLSVQLFTVPSIAHRLIAMEGIFDKLLHTFYYVAIEKFILNRTLHFSKNIASLTFFKRANYILYDLRYLLSLKPDVLSSELRTGFLEGCKALMRVLNVMQGMESITRQTGQHMDYEPEWECAFNLHIKLATTISQVIEWASTDKMLLHKLYKMTVRALVSNNFIVGAAGGDEVEARSVAGHVASCLVYDVLVRPVSIHLPLTRFYAGIYLHLEAHGLSYDSLVAETEVLNIKLTPREIIEPVLCTHAMIAQVAAGMWRRNGYSLLHQLYFYRNVRCRVEMLDRDIVCLQIGASLMESNEFLIHALNKFNLIGWAQPNYETLLAESSVDEEFMRQLSMIDEFLELLIVIIGERWMPGVSLVSEEDRLRKEIIQLLCIKSYSHSELSRALPDTTGGNSDSVFEDVINTVATFKKPVGADRKGVYVLKESLYDEFNVYFYHYTKEDKSKAEELQRERRKSKKELVCCPPPMLPQLTPAFTSMANILQCNVFLTICTLTMDRALDIRSRCFSESHVQKILHLLGFAIQEELSEHYPFLSFYERAQQYGILDKLEELARCPRLEAHRDFVLWTIKRFKDMQAKQAPAAAAGPSGSQRQSMGGEELPLTSEEQARKEKETRAKLAAERRAKLMAQMKSAQNSFMKSNAEMFANSDLEQSSGSGASSYRTAPTMGGSAMEWEDISDDSLEEQGAAALAIKQNPACLGPNRAPYQAQENSFKCILCFENCSINPDGPPLVSSAFVQTSRVILTTPGHYDGKSGMHVSCCGHVMHYKCWQEYYSNEESKEQRRHHRNRLALSHGHNVEFHCPYCRALSNIVLPVSEPLGGLIPGHAAVPPAVGGGSSENYLPLDCFVEIMRTLAGELAAPAADSTMWQYPSVLRKSNVIGDVAQFERSVQLIEKPQLHPTCTDVMSSFNKALQNAMLSQQPNAAAEGGVGVGVGVESDSPYLVFDTCSYTLESLEIYMFTMRKPLKVEMPMRHQTCTTNLVRACSLYSCWAPHRPELAAKLLDTIFNQKGTSVLEWDCFRMLVQLNFGVLNLMLRESEHAFLPSGSMFDFYMLQTMFLANVTKAVICFDVEKELAKRRAKEEAGAQTEFSQLAYVEQLPSKIQENMVAFYRSYNVPARMRQLVQQKKLAESEEKQNQSPNQEQTVVIPCELQHLALMLEHVRYQMGSFLRCACLFYRCMTDVEFPDTFPLEQPDRFDLMCQYLGLDADMGVYFDMETVFATMMHNFASHPHVLRQAEQCSLGYGDPVEVLPCLRPLPALKKLFDDYSDLINSVSDIFCPNNEREEMKTPTMCLICGEVLCGQSYCCQPELGNMSVGACTHHAHSCGAEVGIFLRIRDCQVVYLGRGKGCYVQPPYLDEYGETDQGLRRGNPLRLSQYAYRRIFMQWLGHKLHEEIARLNDNANVAVTQWHHM; this is encoded by the exons ATGGATCTTTTCGATATGGACGACGTTGTAGGGGGCCCCCCGGACGAGTGCAGTACCCCGCTGAAGGAGTGGCGGCTGAAACTTCAGGCTGGCACACTGACACGCAACGACTTCATCGAGTTCTTCAAGAAGGAGTCGCCCAAGTACTTTGACTATCAGAACGAACTAGATACAG TCAAATGCATGTTCAAGGAGGCCCTGGCCAAGGAGGAGATCATCGATGTTCTGGTCGAGTTCATGCTCGGTGACAACCCAAAATCAGcgctggagaagctgcgcCTCGAGGGCAACACCGCCACAGTTTGCGGCAAGGTCTTCAAAAATGGAGAGCCCACGTACAGCTGCCGTGAGTGTGGCATGGATCCCACCTGTGTGCTGTGCGTGAACTGCTTTAAGCGGTCGGCGCATCGCTTTCACAAGTACAAAATGTCCACCTCTGggggcggtggctgctgcgactgtggGGACAATGAGGCATGGAAGAAGGATCACTATTGTCATCTGCATTTG GATAATCGCAAGAATCCGCTCGAGAGCAAGATCATCACTGAGGCCGTGCTGGAGCGCAGCGAGATCTGCTTCAGTGCCATTTTGTCGTTTTGCGTCAACTATCTGGAGATCGAGCCGAACGCCAGTCTGCAGTGCCTGGACGGGGAGGACATGGGCCTAGGGCTCGATGGGGCGAACTACTGCACGGTGCTGTACAACGATGAGTCGCACACGTTCGACCAGGTCATCCAGACGCTAACAAAGATCGCCAAATGCCGCCACAAGGAGGCCATGGAGATAGTGGCGGCCATAGATCGCGAGGGCCGGGCCGTGGTCAAGTGTGACACGTTCAAGAGCTGCAACGACCTGAAGACGGCCATAGAGAACCAGATGATACCGGCGACCGGACTGCTGGCCAATCCCCGGAACAGAGAGTCGCTGCGGACCTCCGTGTTGCACATCAACTCGGTGGCCTGCCAGCAGTttgccctgcagctgctgagTTGGTTCCAGGAGTTCCTCGTCCGTCACTACCTCTTCCGCAAGACCTTCTCCGAGTTGGTGCAGCGCAAGCAAGAGTCCTTCTGCATCCGCCACATCCTCGAGTACGACGTGAAGCTGTGGAAGACAGCGCGCACCTGCTGGCACCGCCTCCTCATCTCGGGCATGCTCATGGAGTACGACAACAAGATGGTGCTCGCCCAGGAGTTCTCGCGTCGCTACGCGACCATCGTGGAGGACTTCATCAACGACGATCACGACCACGCCTTCTCGATTGTCTCACTCAGCGTGCAGCTGTTCACGGTGCCCAGCATTGCCCATCGCCTCATCGCCATGGAGGGCATCTTCGACAAGCTGCTGCACACCTTCTACTACGTGGCCATCGAGAAGTTCATCCTCAACCGCACCCTACACTTCAGCAAGAACATCGCCAGCCTGACCTTCTTCAAGCGCGCCAACTACATCCTCTACGACCTGCGCTATCTGCTCAGCCTCAAGCCGGATGTACTCAGCAGCGAGCTGCGCACAGGCTTCCTCGAGGGCTGCAAGGCTCTGATGCGTGTCCTCAATGTGATGCAGGGCATGGAGTCGATTACCCGTCAAACGGGGCAGCACATGGACTACGAACCGGAGTGGGAGTGCGCCTTCAATTTGCACATCAAGCTGGCCACCACCATTTCGCAGGTGATCGAGTGGGCGTCCACCGACAAGATGCTCCTGCACAAGCTCTACAAGATGACGGTGCGCGCGCTGGTCAGCAACAACTTCATTGTCGGAGCAGCTGGCGGCGACGAGGTGGAGGCCCGTAGTGTGGCTGGGCATGTGGCCAGCTGCCTCGTCTACGATGTCCTGGTGCGGCCTGTGTCGATTCATCTGCCATTGACTCGCTTCTATGCCGGCATCTATCTGCATCTGGAGGCCCATGGCCTGAGCTACGACTCCCTGGTGGCCGAGACCGAGGTGCTGAACATCAAGCTGACGCCGCGCGAGATCATTGAGCCGGTGCTGTGCACCCACGCGATGATTGCCCAGGTGGCCGCCGGCATGTGGCGCCGCAACGGCTACTCGCTGCTCCACCAGCTGTACTTCTACAGGAACGTGCGCTGCCGCGTGGAGATGCTGGATAGGGACATTGTTTGCCTGCAGATCGGAGCCTCGCTGATGGAGAGCAACGAGTTCCTCATCCACGCCCTGAACAAGTTCAATCTGATCGGCTGGGCCCAGCCCAACTATGAGACGCTGCTGGCCGAGTCCTCCGTCGACGAGGAGTTCATGCGGCAGCTGTCGATGATTGACGAGTTCCTCGAGCTGCTCATTGTCATCATTGGGGAGCGCTGGATGCCCGGAGTGTCGCTCGTCAGCGAGGAGGATCGATTGCGCAAGGAGATCATTCAGCTGCTGTGCATCAAGTCGTATTCCCACTCGGAGCTGAGTCGCGCCCTGCCCGACACCACGGgcggcaacagcgacagcgtcTTCGAGGATGTCATCAACACGGTGGCCACGTTCAAGAAGCCCGTCGGTGCCGACCGCAAGGGTGTCTACGTGCTCAAGGAGTCGCTGTATGACGAATTCAACGTCTACTTCTATCACTACACCAAGGAGGACAAGTCAAaggccgaggagctgcagcgggaACGTCGCAAGTCCAAGAAGGAGCTCGTCTGCTGTCCGCCGCCCATGTTGCCACAATTGACACCAGCATTCAC ATCCATGGCCAACATATTGCAGTGCAATGTTTTCCTCACGATTTGCACTTTGACCATGGATCGGGCACTGGACATACGCAGTCGCTGCTTCTCCGAATCTCACGTGCAGAAG ATTTTACACTTGTTGGGCTTTGCCATCCAGGAGGAACTGAGCGAACACTATCCATTCCTCAGTTTCTATGAACGCGCCCAGCAGTACGGCATCCTCGATAAGTTGGAGGAGCTAGCCCGTTGCCCAAGG TTGGAGGCACATCGCGACTTTGTGCTGTGGACCATTAAGCGGTTCAAGGATATGCAGGCCAAGCaggcgccagcagcagcggccggcCCCAGCGGCTCTCAGAGACAGTCGATGGGGGGCGAGGAGTTGCCGCTGACATCCGAGGAGCAGGCAcgcaaggagaaggagactCGCGCCAAGCTGGCCGCCGAGCGTCGTGCGAAGCTCATGGCCCAGATGAAGAGTGCCCAGAATTCGTTTATGAAGTCAAATGCCGAGATGTTTGCCAACAGCGACCTGGAGCAGAGTTCTGGGTCGGGAGCCTCCAGCTACAGGACGGCTCCCACGATGGGCGGCAGTGCCATGGAGTGGGAGGATATATCGGACGACAGCCTTGAGGAGCAGGGTGCGGCCGCTCTGGCGATAAAGCAGAACCCGGCCTGCCTGGGGCCCAATCGGGCACCCTATCAGGCGCAGGAGAACAGCTTCAAGTGCATTCTGTGCTTCGAGAATTGCAGCATCAATCCGGACGGACCGCCGCTCGTTAGCTCCGCTTTTGTGCAGACCTCGCGCGTCATTCTGACCACGCCAGGCCACTACGACGGCAAGAGCGGCATGCATGTGAGCTGCTGCGGCCATGTGATGCACTACAAGTGCTGGCAGGAGTACTACAGCAACGAGGAGTCCAAGGAGCAGCGTCGCCACCACCGGAACCGCCTCGCACTCAGCCATGGCCACAACGTGGAGTTCCACTGCCCGTATTGCCGGGCCCTCAGCAACATTGTGCTCCCCGTTAGCGAGCCACTGGGCGGGCTCATACCCGGCCATGCCGCAGTGCCGCCGGCTGTCGGCGGTGGCAGCTCCGAGAACTACTTGCCCCTGGACTGCTTTGTGGAGATCATGCGGACCCTGGCCGGTGAGCTGGCGGCTCCGGCCGCTGACAGCACCATGTGGCAGTATCCGAGCGTGCTGCGCAAGTCCAATGTGATCGGCGATGTGGCCCAGTTCGAGCGGAGTGTGCAGCTGATCGAGAAGCCGCAGCTGCATCCCACATGCACCGATGTGATGTCATCCTTCAACAAGGCGCTGCAGAATGCGATGCTCAGCCAGCAGCCGAACGCTGCCGCCGAGggcggcgttggcgttggcgttggcgttgagAGCGATAGTCCGTACCTGGTCTTTGACACATGCAGCTACACCCTGGAGTCCCTCGAGATCTACATGTTCACCATGCGCAAGCCGCTCAAAGTGGAGATGCCCATGCGCCATCAGACATGCACCACGAATCTGGTGCGCGCCTGTTCCCTCTACTCGTGCTGGGCACCGCATCGCCCCGAACTGGCGGCCAAGCTCCTGGATACCATATTCAACCAAAAGGGAACCAGCGTACTCGAATGGGACTGCTTCCGCATGCTAGTCCAGCTCAATTTCGGTGTCCTCAACCTGATGCTGAGGGAGAGTG AACACGCCTTCCTGCCCAGCGGCAGCATGTTCGATTTCTACATGCTGCAGACCATGTTCCTGGCCAATGTCACAAAGGCCGTCATCTGTTTTGACGTGGAgaaggagctggccaagcggCGGGCCAAGGAGGAGGCCGGCGCGCAGACTGAGTTCTCTCAGCTGGCGTATGTGGAGCAGCTGCCATCGAAGATTCAGGAGAACATGGTGGCATTCTATCGCAGCTACAATGTGCCAGCGCGTATGCGCCAGCTGGTGCAGCAAAAGAAGTTGGCCGAGTCGGAGGAGAAGCAGAATCAGAGCCCGAATCAAGAGCAGACTGTGGTTATCCCCTGCGAGCTGCAGCACTTGGCGCTGATGCTGGAACATGTGCGTTATCAGATGGGCTCGTTTCTGCGCTGCGCCTGCCTCTTCTATCGCTGCATGACCGATGTGGAGTTCCCCGACACGTTCCCCTTGGAGCAGCCGGATAGATTCGATCTGATGTGCCAGTACCTGGGTCTGGATGCCGACATGGGCGTTTATTTCGACATGGAGACAGTTTTTGCCACCATGATGCACAACTTTGCCTCACATCCGCACGTCCTGCGGCAGGCCGAGCAGTGCAGCTTAGGCTATGGCGATCCCGTTGAGGTGTTGCCATGCCTCCGCCCCCTGCCGGCGCTGAAGAAGCTCTTCGACGATTACAGCGATCTGATCAACAGCGTGTCGGACATTTTCTGTCCCAATAATGAGCGCGAGGAAATGAAGACCCCAACGATGTGCCTGATATGTGGCGAGGTGCTCTGTGGCCAGTCGTACTGCTGCCAGCCAGAGCTGGGAAATATGTCGGTGGGTGCCTGCACCCATCATGCCCACAGCTGCGGGGCCGAGGTTGGCATATTCCTGCGCATACGGGACTGCCAGGTGGTGTATCTGGGCCGCGGCAAGGGCTGCTATGTCCAGCCACCGTATCTGGACGAGTACGGAGAGACGGATCAGGGCCTGAGGCGTGGCAATCCGTTGCGCCTCAGCCAGTACGCCTATCGCCGCATCTTTATGCAGTGGCTGGGCCACAAGCTGCACGAGGAGATTGCTCGCCTCAACGACAATGCCAATGTGGCTGTAACGCAATGGCATCACATGTAG
- the LOC117896082 gene encoding LOW QUALITY PROTEIN: integrator complex subunit 4-like (The sequence of the model RefSeq protein was modified relative to this genomic sequence to represent the inferred CDS: inserted 1 base in 1 codon; substituted 1 base at 1 genomic stop codon), producing MALAFKKAHGSIVETVDGAPPLKKLRLQTLTAKAKPVERKLQVLAQLDPYLGAATVVAGAGGATITPAAVPLAVALPMGNTGATATSGSASTGTGAGAGTANISPSSTKELLEVLVKITDEICYEDVDMVELKEASAKIYQLFQLQDRDSDTSVRVKLLELLSGLGCECTTEAGVILIIDHLIYLLRKETSQKVLAQGMMCLYRIGDRRRHLVPMAYNTQVAHLAKEALRSGSTHTQKNAMLVIGRFATRMEGERHYAWKLAFYIDSQDSGVRAQALHALLTLGERGSNLPAVLYKRAVDAMKDDYECVRKEALRLVYMLGNSHPDFVIASXRQQEDIRMIDAAFSKVCEALCDLSLQIRVLAAELLGGMTHVSREFLHQTLDKKLMSNLRRKRTAHERGARLVASGEWSSGKRWADDAPQERLDARSISIIASGACGALIHGLEDEFLEVRTAAVGSMCKLALSRSDFALTSLDFLVDMFNDEIEDVRLKAIYSLTAIARHIVLREDQLETMLSSLEDYSVDVREGLHLMLGACRVSTQTCLLMVVQKLLDVLAKYPQDRHSTYACMRKIGQKHPHLVMAVAVHLLYVHPFFETPERDVEDPTYLCVLILVFNAAEHLMPIISLLPTATHRHYAYLRDSMPRLVPQLPIEGASSSCTNHRIDDAVKEAGSSAGYLKMILSHIDEIVTMSDGRVELLKTAQSICRXVLPQVLHCHQLMTKSSLQRLGDIDSGLYGTSNFLETFLSAQIQIEQMQRCAKAHRSRVPLKESLAALITKCLKLQHTFSGLSYWDILQVKQLRLRASALHLVLVVKDRSQSALGNPCQMLLQTAGDISEYIKANTKEEEQPLPIPSIATGDEEEDKSIKASTNNAQPDSFTRQLLSKLDAITDPRPGRVFREILPLVQNAPPLALPPANEKIRRCMASIIEPCPLQSQDNVIKVTAGLIAAVPFVAEIDNLQESQKADMRIKIKYPDQHMHTVVPKMTDFKPIMTEQGEHETNVRLRTTILLSHSVWTEASLVEIQLCLAVRPGSELELCKPAKVLFAPKPVRRGI from the exons ATGGCACTAGCCTTTAAGAAGGCCCACGGGTCCATAGTTGAGACAGTCGATGGAGCGCCGCCACTGAAGAAACTTCGCCTCCAAACACTAACCGCCAAAGCCAAGCCGGTGGAAAGGAAACTGCAGGTGCTGGCACAACTCGATCCGTATTTGGGAGCAGCCACTGTGGTAGCAGGCGCCGGTGGAGCAACGATAacaccagcagctgtgccCCTAGCAGTAGCCCTGCCAATGGGTAATACAGGTGCGACAGCAACAAGTGGCTCTGccagcaccggcaccggcGCCGGCGCCGGCACCGCCAACATTAGCCCAAGCAGcaccaaggagctgctggaagTGCTCGTCAAGATCACGGATGAGATCTGCTACGAAGATGTGGATATGGTCGAACTGAAGGAGGCCTCCGCGAAGATATATCAACTGTTCCAGCTGCAGGATCGGGATAGCGACACTTCGGTGCGggtgaagctgctggagctgctctccGGCCTCGGCTGCGAGTGCACCACGGAGGCTGGTGTGATTCTCATCATAGACCATCTGATCTACTTGCTGCGCAAGGAGACCTCGCAAAAGGTGCTCGCCCAGGGCATGATGTGCCTCTACCGGATCGGCGATCGCAGGCGTCACCTCGTCCCGATGGCCTACAACACCCAGGTGGCCCATCTGGCCAAAGAGGCGCTGCGCTCCGGCTCGACGCACACGCAGAAGAACGCGATGCTGGTGATCGGACGGTTCGCCACGCGAATGGAGGGCGAGCGGCACTACGCGTGGAAACTGGCCTTCTACATCGACTCGCAGGACTCGGGGGTGCGGGCGCAGGCTCTGCATGCTCTGCTGACGCTGGGCGAGCGTGGATCCAACCTGCCAGCGGTGCTCTACAAGCGGGCCGTGGATGCCATGAAGGACGACTACGAGTGCGTGCGCAAGGAGGCCCTGCGACTGGTGTACATGCTGGGCAACAGCCACCCGGACTTCGTTATCGCCT ggcggcagcaggaggacatCCGCATGATCGATGCCGCATTCAGCAAGGTGTGCGAGGCGCTCTGCGATCTCTCGCTGCAGATACGAGTGTTGGCCGCCGAGCTGTTGGGTGGCATGACCCACGTCAGTCGCGAGTTCCTCCACCAGACGCTCGACAAGAAGCTGATGAGCAACCTGCGCAGGAAGCGCACGGCCCACGAGCGCGGCGCTCGTCTGGTGGCCAGCGGCGAGTGGTCGTCGGGCAAGCGCTGGGCGGACGATGCGCCCCAAGAGCGCCTGGATGCCCGCAGCATATCGATAATCGCCAGTGGAGCCTGCGGGGCCCTCATCCACGGCCTGGAGGATGAGTTCCTGGAGGTGAGAACGGCTGCTGTCGGCTCCATGTGCAAGCTGGCACTGTCGCGGTCGGACTTTGCTCTCACCAGCCTGGACTTTCTGGTGGACATGTTCAACGACGAGATCGAGGATGTGCGGCTGAAGGCCATCTACAGCCTGACGGCCATCGCTCGCCACATAGTGCTGCGGGAGGATCAGCTGGAGACAATGCTGAGCTCGCTGGAGGACTACTCGGTGGATGTGCGGGAGGGGCTGCATCTGATGCTGGGCGCCTGCCGCGTCTCCACGCAAACCTGCCTGCTGATGGTCGTCCAGAAGCTGCTCGATGTGCTGGCCAAGTATCCGCAGGATCGACACTCCACCTACGCCTGCATGCGCAAGATTGGACAGAAGCATCCGCATCTCGTCATGGCCGTGGCCGTTCACCTGCTCTACGTGCACCCGTTCTTCGAGACGCCCGAGCGAGACGTGGAGGATCCCACCTACCTGTGCGTCCTCATTCTCGTCTTCAATGCCGCCGAGCATCTGATGCCCATCATCAGCCTCCTGCCGACGGCCACCCACCGCCACTATGCGTACTTGCGGGACAGCATGCCGCGCCTGGTGCCCCAGCTGCCCATCGAGggcgcctcctcctcgtgcACGAATCATCGGATCGACGATGCCGTCaaggaggcaggcagctccGCCGGGTACCTCAAAATGATTCTCAGCCACATCGACGAGATCGTCACCATGTCCGACGGTCGCGTGGAGTTGCTCAAAACCGCCCAGTCAATCTGCAGGTAAGTTCTGCCGCAAGTCCTCCACTGCCACCAATTGATGACTAAATCTTCCCTGCAGCGCCTTGGGGACATCGACTCGGGTCTGTATGGGACGTCCAACTTTCTGGAGACTTTCCTCTCCGCCCAGATTCAAATTGAGCAAATGCAGCGCTGCGCCAAGGCGCACAGAAGTCGCGTACCGCTGAAGGAATCGCTGGCCGCCCTCATCACCAAGTGCCTCAAGCTGCAGCACACGTTCTCGGGGCTGAGCTACTGGGACATACTGCAGGTGAAGCAGCTGAGGCTGCGTGCCAGCGCCCTGCACCTGGTCTTGGTCGTGAAGGATCGCTCGCAGAGCGCCCTGGGGAACCCCTgccagatgctgctgcagacggCAGGCGACATCAGTGAGTACATAAAGGCCAAcacaaaggaggaggagcagccgctgccgaTCCCAAGCATTGCCACTGGCGACGAAGAGGAGGACAAGTCCATTAAAGCGTCGACGAACAACGCCCAGCCGGACAGTTTTACgcggcagctgctgtccaAGCTGGACGCGATCACGGACCCAAGGCCGGGTCGCGTATTCCGCGAGATTCTGCCCCTGGTGCAGAATGCACCGCCCCTGGCTCTGCCGCCCGCCAATGAAAAGATTCGTCGCTGCATGGCCAGCATAATCGAGCCGTGCCCGCTGCAGTCGCAGGATAATGTGATCAAGGTGACTGCTGGCCTCATTGCAGCCGTTCCGTTCGTGGCGGAGATCGACAACCTGCAGGAGTCGCAGAAGGCGGACATGCGCATCAAGATCAAGTACCCCGACCAGCACATGCACACGGTGGTGCCCAAAATGACGGACTTCAAGCCCATCATGACCGAGCAGGGGGAGCACGAGACAAATGTGCGCCTGCGAACGACGATCCTGCTGTCGCACAGTGTCTGGACGGAGGCCTCCCTCGTGGAGATTCAGCTCTGCCTGGCCGTGCGCCCCGGCAGCGAGCTGGAGCTCTGCAAGCCGGCAAAGGTCCTCTTTGCCCCCAAGCCGGTGCGGCGAGGCATTTAG
- the LOC117896228 gene encoding E3 ubiquitin-protein ligase UBR1-like, which translates to MDLLFDMDDVVGGPPDECSTPLKEWRLKLQAGTLTRNDFIEFFKKESPKYFDYQNELDTVKCMFKEALAKEEIIDVLVEFMLGDNPKSALEKLRLEGNTATVCGKVFKNGEPTYSCRECGMDPTCVLCVNCFKRSAHRFHKYKMSTSGGGGCCDCGDNEAWKKDHYCHLHLDNRKNPLELQGWNDERSIH; encoded by the exons ATGGATCTTCTTTTCGATATGGACGACGTTGTAGGGGGCCCCCCGGACGAGTGCAGTACCCCGCTGAAGGAGTGGCGGCTGAAACTTCAGGCTGGCACACTGACACGCAACGACTTCATCGAGTTCTTCAAGAAGGAGTCGCCCAAGTACTTTGACTATCAGAACGAACTAGATACAG TCAAATGCATGTTCAAGGAGGCCCTGGCCAAGGAGGAGATCATCGATGTTCTGGTCGAGTTCATGCTCGGTGACAACCCAAAATCAGcgctggagaagctgcgcCTCGAGGGCAACACCGCCACAGTTTGCGGCAAGGTCTTCAAAAATGGAGAGCCCACGTACAGCTGCCGTGAGTGTGGCATGGATCCCACCTGTGTGCTGTGCGTGAACTGCTTTAAGCGGTCGGCGCATCGCTTTCACAAGTACAAAATGTCCACCTCTGggggcggtggctgctgcgactgtggGGACAATGAGGCATGGAAGAAGGATCACTATTGTCATCTGCATTTG GATAATCGCAAGAATCCGCTCGAATTACAGGGATGGAATGATGAGAG GTCAATTCACTGA